From the Corallococcus caeni genome, one window contains:
- a CDS encoding serine/threonine protein kinase: MAAPCPHCGSTEGQDHLCAAQSLQLLGQVLDGRYKIESVLGQGGMGMVFRATQTSVQRPVAVKTLNPSLAAAPQFFERFRREAEIASRLRHPNVITIFDFGRAADGTCYYVMELLKGESLKELVKREGPMTLRRAVNLLEQATLGLAHAHEEGCVHRDLKPHNIMVQALDGKDFVKVLDFGLVKALEQDEEEQLTSTGQVLGTPQYMPPEQAGGESVDQRSDLYSMAGVLYFCLTGSSPYGANTVRKALTASLTQPVPPVNSKRQGAPVPPELDAFFTKALAPEKEDRYQNAQEFIDALLDAVEGLSADELDAHPTGGTPGVERGTGSRSRAGSGSRAGSGSRLGSGSRAGRAPATGKTGSRAGLAPPRGTTPAGAQAAPRGTSNANSPAPVAANRARPPAPRQVEPELPPPPKGMSGGMKAAIIGVPLLLIGAGVAVVMTRGGGETTPPPVAMTPPRAPVEAPPARVQEPAATPPPAALPQDVTVEFTSTPSGAAIFDGEAQIGTTPTKLMLPREKASVLRFKLTGHQDQEKTLDYSRLADTSEQHVNVRLDPVRAAPPSRPTKPSKPSGGNDPGIGVFE, translated from the coding sequence ATGGCCGCCCCCTGCCCCCACTGCGGTAGTACCGAAGGTCAAGATCACCTGTGCGCGGCGCAGAGCCTCCAGCTCCTGGGCCAGGTCCTGGACGGCCGCTACAAGATTGAGAGCGTCCTGGGTCAGGGCGGCATGGGCATGGTGTTCCGGGCCACCCAGACGTCCGTGCAGCGCCCGGTGGCCGTGAAGACGCTCAACCCGTCGCTCGCCGCGGCGCCCCAGTTCTTCGAGCGCTTCCGCCGCGAGGCGGAGATCGCCAGCCGGCTCAGGCACCCGAACGTCATCACCATCTTCGACTTCGGCCGGGCCGCGGACGGCACCTGCTACTACGTGATGGAGCTCCTCAAGGGGGAGAGCCTCAAGGAGCTGGTGAAGCGCGAAGGGCCCATGACGCTGCGCCGCGCGGTGAACCTGCTGGAGCAGGCCACGCTGGGGCTGGCGCACGCGCATGAAGAGGGTTGCGTCCACCGCGACCTGAAGCCGCACAACATCATGGTCCAGGCGCTCGACGGGAAGGACTTCGTCAAGGTGCTGGACTTCGGTCTGGTGAAGGCGCTGGAGCAGGACGAGGAGGAGCAGCTCACCTCCACGGGCCAGGTGCTGGGCACCCCGCAGTACATGCCGCCCGAGCAGGCCGGCGGCGAGTCCGTGGACCAGCGCTCCGACCTCTACTCGATGGCGGGCGTGCTCTACTTCTGCCTCACGGGCAGCTCGCCCTACGGCGCGAACACGGTGCGCAAGGCGCTGACGGCGTCGCTGACGCAGCCCGTGCCCCCGGTGAACAGCAAGCGCCAGGGCGCGCCGGTCCCACCGGAGCTGGATGCCTTCTTCACCAAGGCGCTCGCGCCGGAGAAGGAGGACCGCTACCAGAACGCGCAGGAGTTCATCGACGCGCTGCTGGACGCGGTGGAGGGCCTGTCCGCCGACGAATTGGACGCGCACCCCACGGGCGGCACGCCGGGTGTGGAGCGAGGAACGGGCAGCCGCAGCCGCGCAGGCTCTGGAAGCCGCGCGGGTTCGGGGAGCCGGCTGGGTTCGGGGAGCCGCGCGGGCCGTGCACCCGCCACCGGCAAGACGGGCTCCCGCGCGGGCCTGGCCCCGCCCCGGGGGACCACCCCGGCGGGAGCGCAGGCCGCGCCGCGTGGGACGTCCAACGCGAACAGCCCGGCGCCGGTGGCCGCGAACCGGGCCCGTCCCCCTGCCCCCCGCCAGGTGGAGCCGGAGCTTCCGCCCCCGCCCAAGGGCATGTCCGGGGGTATGAAGGCGGCGATCATCGGCGTGCCGTTGCTGCTGATTGGCGCGGGTGTGGCGGTGGTGATGACGCGCGGAGGGGGTGAGACGACGCCGCCCCCCGTGGCGATGACGCCTCCGAGAGCGCCTGTCGAAGCGCCGCCCGCGCGTGTGCAGGAGCCGGCCGCGACGCCTCCTCCGGCGGCGCTGCCGCAGGACGTGACGGTGGAGTTCACCTCCACGCCTTCCGGCGCGGCCATCTTCGACGGGGAGGCGCAGATTGGCACCACGCCCACGAAGCTGATGCTTCCGCGGGAGAAGGCCTCCGTGCTGCGCTTCAAGCTCACCGGGCACCAGGACCAGGAGAAGACCCTGGACTACAGCCGGCTCGCGGACACGTCGGAGCAGCACGTGAACGTGCGCCTGGATCCCGTGCGCGCCGCGCCGCCGTCCCGGCCTACGAAGCCGTCGAAGCCCTCTGGGGGCAACGACCCGGGCATCGGCGTGTTCGAGTAG
- a CDS encoding SGNH/GDSL hydrolase family protein, translating into MEWSTEQRRWLVKVLQPERTVSSLPGGGKVSAETCAALLGLEPETYRAELAQSQKGAREAAQGLLAEPEFSRMLETLPLRKSARLVTFGDSHTADPQSWAVILQELVAAQRPHDAVSVAINAVGGETTTHGLVRIGTALLQEPDWLIFFIGVNDARTQGPNAGKTLVDARETARNLEELRSRAAQGTQARRLWVTPPPVLEDRVSKHWGLSRFGVHFRNEDVRRVAEAIRALEEPTVDLFAAFGAAPPPELFTEDGLHLSLAGQRKVVLELMRTWSRVQ; encoded by the coding sequence ATGGAATGGTCAACTGAACAGAGGCGCTGGCTCGTGAAGGTCCTTCAACCGGAGAGGACCGTCTCGTCGCTTCCGGGCGGCGGCAAAGTATCTGCCGAGACATGCGCCGCCTTGCTTGGCCTCGAGCCGGAGACGTACCGCGCCGAGCTCGCTCAGAGCCAGAAGGGAGCAAGAGAAGCCGCACAGGGGCTGCTCGCGGAACCCGAGTTCAGCCGGATGCTGGAAACACTGCCGCTGCGCAAGAGCGCACGCCTTGTCACGTTCGGCGACAGTCACACGGCGGATCCTCAATCCTGGGCGGTCATTCTCCAGGAGCTGGTGGCTGCTCAGCGTCCCCATGATGCCGTCTCAGTGGCCATCAACGCGGTAGGCGGTGAGACGACCACGCATGGGTTGGTGCGGATAGGGACCGCCCTCCTCCAGGAGCCGGATTGGCTCATCTTCTTCATCGGCGTGAATGACGCGCGGACTCAAGGCCCGAACGCGGGCAAGACGCTCGTTGACGCCCGTGAGACTGCGCGCAACCTTGAGGAGCTTCGCTCCCGTGCTGCACAGGGGACGCAGGCACGTCGCCTGTGGGTGACGCCTCCCCCGGTCCTTGAGGATCGCGTGTCGAAGCACTGGGGGCTGTCCCGCTTCGGAGTCCACTTCCGCAACGAGGACGTCCGCCGTGTCGCGGAGGCCATCCGTGCCCTCGAGGAGCCCACGGTCGACCTCTTCGCGGCCTTCGGCGCAGCTCCACCGCCTGAGCTCTTCACGGAGGATGGCTTGCACCTTTCGCTTGCCGGTCAGCGAAAGGTCGTCCTTGAGCTCATGCGAACCTGGAGCCGCGTTCAATGA
- a CDS encoding NmrA family NAD(P)-binding protein gives MTFLVTGATGNIGSLVTHRLIRDGHRPRVFVRDAARARALFGDAVDMHVGDLARPGPALREALAGSDGVFLLNSGPRLAGRDRAVVQVAVDAGVKHMVKLSTLDVRTGVGTGPWHARGEDAVRQSGIPYTFIQSAAFMSNVLGWAQSIATEGVLRSSTGQGRIAFIHPDDLADVITHALTTGEHIGESLVVTGPEALSYAAMAAKIGAVIGKEVRYEELSDEEAHEAALAYSGGRQYADALVDIWRAIRDGRLTTVSDGVERVLGRKPLAFDRWINQNAEAFQ, from the coding sequence ATGACATTCTTGGTCACTGGCGCGACAGGGAATATCGGCTCTCTCGTCACCCATCGCCTCATCAGAGACGGGCATCGTCCCCGCGTCTTCGTCCGGGATGCAGCCAGAGCACGGGCGCTGTTCGGCGACGCGGTCGACATGCACGTCGGCGACCTGGCCAGGCCAGGCCCCGCTCTACGGGAGGCACTCGCCGGCAGCGACGGCGTGTTTCTGCTCAACAGCGGGCCACGCCTCGCCGGTCGGGACCGAGCCGTCGTTCAGGTCGCTGTGGATGCAGGTGTGAAACACATGGTGAAGCTCTCGACGCTGGACGTCCGGACCGGGGTGGGGACCGGCCCATGGCACGCGCGCGGCGAGGACGCGGTCCGGCAGAGCGGTATCCCGTACACGTTCATCCAGTCAGCCGCCTTCATGTCGAACGTGCTCGGTTGGGCGCAGTCGATTGCCACGGAGGGGGTCCTCCGTTCCTCGACCGGGCAAGGGAGGATCGCCTTCATTCATCCCGACGACCTCGCCGACGTCATCACCCACGCACTCACGACGGGTGAGCACATCGGAGAGTCCCTGGTGGTCACCGGACCCGAGGCGCTGAGCTACGCAGCCATGGCGGCCAAGATTGGCGCGGTCATTGGGAAGGAGGTCCGCTACGAGGAACTCTCAGACGAAGAAGCCCACGAGGCTGCACTCGCATACAGCGGTGGCCGGCAGTATGCGGACGCGCTTGTGGACATCTGGCGTGCCATCCGAGACGGCAGGCTGACGACTGTCTCTGACGGCGTTGAGCGGGTCCTCGGCCGCAAGCCCCTCGCCTTCGACCGCTGGATCAATCAGAACGCCGAAGCCTTTCAGTGA
- a CDS encoding TetR/AcrR family transcriptional regulator, which translates to MKNEESTQSRRQPRQERSRQTVEAVLDAVPRVLKRHGAGAVTTNRIAEVAGVSIGSLYQYFPDKQAIFNALHERHVEDVKHRMERAVAQCASSTLDEFAACLVEGLADAHLVEPELHEMISAAVPASSLGFKQALQMAFERVIPSPEVGTSRPHAGDRMLFVLPHLVEALIHAVPQARPPFTVDRAKGEVIRTVLHYLDRP; encoded by the coding sequence ATGAAGAACGAAGAGAGCACGCAGAGCCGTCGTCAGCCGCGGCAGGAGCGCTCGCGGCAGACGGTGGAGGCCGTCCTTGATGCCGTCCCCAGAGTGCTCAAGAGGCACGGAGCCGGCGCGGTCACCACCAACCGCATCGCGGAGGTGGCGGGGGTCAGCATCGGCTCTCTGTACCAGTACTTCCCGGACAAGCAGGCCATCTTCAATGCCCTCCATGAGCGCCATGTGGAGGATGTGAAACACCGAATGGAACGTGCCGTGGCGCAATGCGCTTCGAGCACCCTCGACGAGTTCGCGGCCTGCCTGGTGGAAGGACTGGCGGATGCCCACCTCGTAGAGCCTGAGCTCCACGAGATGATCTCCGCCGCGGTCCCGGCTTCCTCGCTCGGGTTCAAGCAAGCCCTTCAGATGGCCTTCGAGCGGGTGATTCCATCGCCCGAGGTCGGGACGTCCCGCCCGCATGCGGGCGACCGGATGTTGTTCGTCCTGCCTCACCTGGTCGAGGCGCTGATACACGCTGTGCCCCAGGCGCGCCCTCCCTTCACGGTTGATCGCGCCAAGGGCGAAGTCATCCGGACGGTCCTCCATTACCTGGACCGGCCATGA